The following coding sequences are from one Salinicoccus sp. Bachu38 window:
- the hisF gene encoding imidazole glycerol phosphate synthase subunit HisF: protein MIKKRIVPCLDVKEGRVVKGVNFVGLRDVGDPVELATRYNEEGADELVFLDISKTQNGHDLMIDVIRETAKALFIPLTIGGGISSIDDIRQLLNAGADKVSINSAAIRNPELIREASAVFGSQCICVAVDVKYDAEAQDYFIHTHGGSKKTDIRAFDWIVKCEALGAGELLITSMDHDGVKRGFDTEFLKQANEMVRIPIIASGGAGDADHFTDLFRQTDVSAGLAASIFHNKEVEIRDLKQTLQNSEIEVRMT from the coding sequence ATGATCAAAAAACGCATCGTTCCATGCCTCGATGTCAAGGAGGGGCGCGTGGTCAAAGGGGTCAATTTCGTCGGACTCCGGGACGTCGGCGACCCGGTCGAACTCGCAACACGCTACAACGAAGAGGGGGCTGACGAACTCGTCTTCCTGGACATTTCAAAAACCCAGAACGGCCATGACCTGATGATCGATGTCATCCGCGAGACCGCCAAGGCGCTGTTCATTCCGCTGACCATTGGCGGCGGCATCTCCTCCATAGATGATATACGCCAGCTGCTCAATGCCGGAGCGGACAAGGTCAGCATCAACTCTGCAGCCATCAGGAATCCGGAACTGATCCGTGAAGCCAGCGCAGTCTTCGGCAGCCAGTGCATCTGTGTCGCGGTCGATGTGAAATACGACGCAGAGGCGCAGGACTATTTCATCCATACGCACGGCGGCTCCAAAAAGACGGACATACGTGCGTTCGACTGGATTGTGAAGTGCGAGGCACTGGGCGCCGGGGAGCTGCTGATCACGAGCATGGACCATGACGGTGTCAAACGGGGATTTGATACGGAATTCCTGAAACAGGCGAATGAAATGGTGCGCATCCCCATCATTGCAAGCGGCGGCGCCGGCGATGCAGACCATTTCACCGACCTGTTCCGCCAGACGGATGTATCTGCAGGGCTGGCAGCATCCATCTTCCACAACAAGGAAGTCGAGATCAGGGACCTGAAACAGACATTGCAGAATTCAGAAATAGAGGTGAGGATGACATGA